A region of the Microcystis aeruginosa FD4 genome:
TAGAAGTTTACCCCGACAATTTCTAACCAAGTCTCCCAATAATAATCGTCAATTAGAATTAGTTTTTGCCGTTCCCATCTACGATAATCAAGGACAATTACAATCTAGTCTGATTCTGCAAACTTCTCTACTTTACCGTGAGAAGGTTTTACCCGGTTCTTTGTCAGGTTATCCTGTGGTTATTTCTGAAAATGGCATTATTCTCGCTCATCCCTATTTTGATCGCATTGGTAGCCATATCAGTCAAGAAGCTGATGCGGACCGCCTCAATCTGATCATCAGTAATGCTGTTAGAGGTCAACAGAGATTTCTCCATTTATTTTCTTTCGAGAAATATGGCAAAGAATTAGTCGCAGGTTATAGTTCCCTCCCCAGTCCAGTTACGGGAGAATCATCGCAAAAATGGATAGTTTTAGCCATTAGTCCCCTCTCCCAAGCTCTCGCTCCTCTACAACAAATTTGGGAGGCAATTTTTTATCTGATTTCTGGTTTATTATTAGCTTATTTAGTAGCTATTGTACTGATTGCCAGGGATTTAGCTATACCTTTAGAAAAACTGCGAGATTATGCCTTAAATATTCAGAAAGTTCCTTCGCAAAATATTACACCACAAAACTTTAATATTCGAGAAATTAATCAGTTAGCCTCAGCCCTAGAGGAAATGCTCGAACGTTTACGCCTTTGGGGAGAGGAAATAGTTAAGAGTTGGCAAGAAGCAGAAAATGCTAATCAATTAAAAAACCAATTTTTGGCGAATACCTCCCACGAATTACGCACCCCTCTCAATGGTATTATTGGCTCAATTCGTTGTGTTATCGATGGATTTTGTAATAGTGAGGAGGAGGAAAAAGAATATCTGCAACAAGCGGATAATTCAGCCGTACATCTTTTAGGAATTATTGATGATATCCTCAGTATTGCTAAAATAGAAGCGGGCAAACTTTCCGTTAATCCTGAACCAGTAGATTTACACCAAATTATCAATGAAGTTATTAATTTACAAACAGCATCGCTGCAACGTAAGCACTTAAAATTAAATCTACTTTTGTGTCCAGAAATTTCTATAGTCTATGCTGATCCCCCTAAATTAAAACAAGTAATTTTGAATGTTATTTCTAACTCAATTAAATTTACTGATACAGGCACAATTTCTTTGATAACTCACCTAGAACAGCCACAGGCTATTATTACTATAATCGATACAGGAATCGGTATAGACCCCCAGCAGCAATCAAAATTATTCCGACCTTTTGTGATGATTGATGGTTCCACAACTAGAAAATTTAGCGGTACGGGTTTAGGATTAGCTATTTCTAAGAATTTGATGAAAATGATGGGGGGAGATATTACTATCTCTAGTCAAGGTCAAGGTTTAGGAACAACTGTGGAAATTATTCTTCCTCTAGTGGGGGAAAAAAAGCTTGATTTTACCCCACTAGAGGAAAACTCATCTTTGCCGATTATTCCCGCTCTTAAAAGCTAAAATATCTCTATTTAACTCCTGTAATTTCTGGGGAATTTAGTTTATAA
Encoded here:
- a CDS encoding sensor histidine kinase, translating into MPIGQSSFRRILLSRLLLVSVPVLLIGVYITYRKARSAFLETARQNLTESAIRKADNIDQSIQFLLANLITAGESLVLKQGNLAEKKAFLQQFTAPLPYQINCVELIDIKTKKSLLNQACEPEIIKALPLERWTEKRTSFAGNIENILVRSLPRQFLTKSPNNNRQLELVFAVPIYDNQGQLQSSLILQTSLLYREKVLPGSLSGYPVVISENGIILAHPYFDRIGSHISQEADADRLNLIISNAVRGQQRFLHLFSFEKYGKELVAGYSSLPSPVTGESSQKWIVLAISPLSQALAPLQQIWEAIFYLISGLLLAYLVAIVLIARDLAIPLEKLRDYALNIQKVPSQNITPQNFNIREINQLASALEEMLERLRLWGEEIVKSWQEAENANQLKNQFLANTSHELRTPLNGIIGSIRCVIDGFCNSEEEEKEYLQQADNSAVHLLGIIDDILSIAKIEAGKLSVNPEPVDLHQIINEVINLQTASLQRKHLKLNLLLCPEISIVYADPPKLKQVILNVISNSIKFTDTGTISLITHLEQPQAIITIIDTGIGIDPQQQSKLFRPFVMIDGSTTRKFSGTGLGLAISKNLMKMMGGDITISSQGQGLGTTVEIILPLVGEKKLDFTPLEENSSLPIIPALKS